A genomic segment from Aspergillus puulaauensis MK2 DNA, chromosome 1, nearly complete sequence encodes:
- a CDS encoding Hsp70 family protein (COG:S;~EggNog:ENOG410PIGC;~InterPro:IPR013126,IPR043129) — MTDGWTPDIVVGIDFGMTCTGVAYSYGPNWPPPKPIQHWPGLIGSQIATKVPSHLLYTPNTLKWGFQCEETVSDSLSASNTLSTSTSDTVAAKATDIIKYFKLNLDSDFTDSRPDAPSRDQAMCYFRDYIGCVYRYVVDYFSRSFPRFEGMKVEFVFSVPTTWKDPRMVEGLRKCVEFDRGRDHRAVIGLTEAEAAAVYVSGLHYQKNDVILVCDAGGGTTDVNVLKLASAPGEPTVYDPLGFVEGKPVGSVFIDVSVQQLVCTKLEPIKHSLPASTDEIAWQMMGSRFERFKCAFGMMGEELETLRLGLPASVTESDFPEQGIWNRQLLIPRAEIKEIFDEKVADLTQLLDDQVRNLQLTHPAQKISFLVLSGGFGSCPYLRNCIEERYETPTHLWPEGIKVLTVDEPQLAVVQGQVMNRTQQLRTHATVFNHLYSPVSYGVICDWIYDPRKHSGETTRFDERNMKTYAVNQIDWLVMKGDLVPRTGISKSFPRKISPRDLSQPFVAQIVMSQQPRDHLPRSMTQGDAKLICELEVDTTNVEKKIKNHHWYNRSPVYFLVNVIVKLLIEPAGLQFELWSANGDQIPARSRIARTDGNGAPLASVGVGVGGADSPITIWWESIAEKMQDGSGEERMSPGLRLQRGSNVHSEVGGDHAFEMMGDIGPPQQSPRDAKLRPPSYR, encoded by the exons ATGACCGACGGCTGGACCCCGGACATCGTCGTCGGGATCGATTTTGGCATGACCTGCACTG GCGTCGCCTACTCGTATGGACCTAACTGGCCGCCCCCAAAACCGATCCAGCACTGGCCGGGCCTGATCGGGTCGCAAATCGCAACAAAAGTGCCCTCACATCTTCTCTACACGCCCAACACTCTAAAATGGGGCTTCCAATGCGAAGAAACCGTCTCAGACAGTCTCTCCGCTTCAAACACCCTTTCCACCTCAACCAGTGACACAGTCGCCGCAAAGGCAACCGACATCATCAAATATTTCAAACTAAACCTCGACTCGGACTTCACGGACTCGCGGCCTGATGCGCCCTCGCGCGACCAGGCGATGTGCTATTTCCGCGACTATATCGGCTGCGTGTACCGGTATGTGGTGGACTACTTCTCGCGCAGCTTTCCGCGGTTTGAGGGCATGAAGGTCGAGTTTGTGTTTAGCGTGCCGACGACATGGAAGGATCCGCGcatggtggaggggttgaggaagtGCGTGGAGTTTGATCGCGGACGAGACCATAGGGCTGTTATTGGGCTGAcggaggcggaggcagcGGCTGTTTATGTCTCGGGTTTGCATTATCAG aaaaacgaTGTGATCCTGGTATGCGATGCTGGGGGAGGGACTACGGACGTGAACGTTCTCAAGCTCGCCAGTGCTCCTGGTGAACCTACAGTCTACGACCCGCTGGGATTTGTTGAGG GAAAACCCGTTGGGTCAGTCTTCATCGACGTCAGCGTTCAGCAGCTCGTTTGCACCAAACTCGAACCCATCAAGCACTCCCTCCCGGCGTCCACAGACGAGATCGCTTGGCAGATGATGGGAAGTCGGTTCGAGCGCTTCAAGTGCGCTTTTGGGATGATGGGCGAAGAACTCGAGACACTGAGGCTTGGCCTGCCCGCGTCAGTGACGGAGTCAGATTTCCCTGAGCAGGGGATCTGGAACCGGCAGTTACTTATACCCAG GGCCGAAATCAAAGAAATATTCGACGAAAAAGTCGCAGACCTGACCCAGTTACTGGATGACCAAGTCCGCAATCTACAACTTACCCACCCAGCTCAGAAAATT tccttcctcgttctctCCGGCGGCTTCGGTAGCTGTCCCTACCTCCGCAACTGCATAGAAGAGCGCTACGAAACGCCCACGCATCTCTGGCCAGAGGGCATTAAAGTGCTAACTGTCGATGAACC GCAACTAGCTGTCGTCCAAGGCCAGGTCATGAACCGCACGCAACAACTCCGCACCCACGCAACGGTCTTCAACCACCTCTACAGTCCCGTCAGTTACGGAGTAATCTGCGACTGGATCTATGACCCGAGAAAACACTCCGGTGAAACTACACGCTTCGACGAGCGCAATATGAAGACTTATGCGGTGAATCAGATTGATTGGCTTGTTATGAAG GGCGATCTCGTCCCAAGGACTGGAATATCCAAATCCTTCCCCCGCAAAATCTCACCACGGGATCTATCTCAACCCTTCGTCGCGCAGATCGTCATGTCGCAGCAGCCGCGCGACCATCTCCCACGAAGCATGACGCAAGGCGACGCAAAGCTCATCTGCGAGCTAGAGGTCGACACGACCAacgtcgagaagaagatcaagaaccaCCACTGGTATAACCGGTCACCCGTGTACTTCCTAGTTAATGTGATTGTGAAGCTGCTTATCGAGCCGGCGGGGCTGCAGTTTGAGCTTTGGAGTGCGAATGGGGATCAAATTCCTGCTAGGTCTAGGATTGCGAGGACGGATGGGAATGGTGCCCCCCTTGCcagtgttggtgttggtgttgggggTGCGGATTCGCCGATTACGATTTGGTGGGAGAGTATTGCggagaagatgcaggatgggagtggagaggagaggatgagcccggggctgcggctgcagaGGGGGAGCAATGTGCACTCTGAGGTTGGTGGTGACCATGCGTTTGAGATGATGGGTGATATAGGGCCGCCGCAACAGTCGCCGAGGGATGCAAAGTTGAGGCCTCCTTCTTATCGATAG
- a CDS encoding uncharacterized protein (COG:M;~EggNog:ENOG410PKI0;~InterPro:IPR002110,IPR036770,IPR007111,IPR020683;~PFAM:PF13857,PF12796,PF00023,PF13637,PF13606;~go_function: GO:0005515 - protein binding [Evidence IEA]), protein MPGSENEDYVFVDERALCDPPSPELVAELRAWLKPTDYLGDSSDFKKHLNSHVPGTGEWLPQTSQYQQWHDGTAGTLWLKAIAGAGKSVLAARLISQLQTTESKTPVLFFFFRQIVALNHDVHPLARDWLAQLVEFSSYSRSILKAWIEQERTIKDVAYSELWKLLLDSFKLLPKVYCVVDALDELDSEKTNDFLLRLVDLGQTRPDAVKVLMTSRPLPQIQKVLNLPSVLQARLEDRQTNKDISLFIQHRLHEIHHVSEAAKDTIRRTVEDRVHPSFLYARLVLNDLLDDHKRNSVDTASAEDALLTLPSSMEDMYSQMLHDHSQVAEVPQERQMLILQLATHASRPLRLLEIATVLDFLDMVDDGNKHGDTKNLTRMSCGPLLEILEDETVSIIHNSFTEFLTDGGRKQDTGAFPVIDSTTTHELLALVCMRYLLSGPLSSWEIRKSLRSPGEATEPFLQNSLQLQHPFLAYALANWDHHLKYLKELNEPLVDVIKTLTGSGYHTFASWIDMVIRPTFSVDLMSPLHVAAWAGLTSMAKLLVETGSSQLLSTLDGNNNTPLMLAAQRGHAGMVGFLLDCGALPDQPDKRGLSALHFAAKSNHHAVVRLFLAAGVSPLTKKAWEDPGRRCGNAVSTVGDTPLKYASQSGFVESVREMIPYLDAESCVMALQLAVRFRHAALVKLLIEPAGIDVKSPLAGNLLLRAGSNRDVDTMKFLISKGVDPFYRRERRGLDLWIHREDKDLPDEDSLLLAMCAPLYDKEVFQRSSAELPLEAALSLALEAGCDVNGTGRYGVAPLHYCVQTTVCIVQKLLDHGADVHARDSDGDTPLHSFIPSSKSLPILDLLLRHGARWDAVKNHKGQTPLHVCLRCWRVDDDLGIIEPFVEDWNIQDADGDTPLHIFARRTAYLESNARLLQQLISFGADLDRRNNAGKVPLHEVGSSNLDLYGPVFAAAGANLEARDNQGRTWLLHLIGRRSDSWPKVVKLGVDIHAVDYDGNNALHLTLADDNAEKNVEHLLEAGVDPLHINNGRDTLYHTFMRSYFEYGCRNFGALCQLRATNIPVLARNRQGETLLHCAFSRSPEWYVTPNLLDSTRNPLCLFEELDIASMISMRDNEGRLPIHAAAASCEDYVGWLIDRGAEVSVQTYKKQNLLHVAAAAKQSNVIGLVLEAYGDAKGCTAVNEQDDDGRTPLHYACQSGRPESVRLLLDAGADPNLRDMSYWTPLHMCAHFHRKPNRSRPGPEKYVKSDDDTLRVKDIVHLLCRHGADITSFNLMTMNPIQYAIHTGNGLMAVALSDEIDNGPAEQKSKCERYTAHFLWRQLVCTHQNASFIVDQVTQDESSDIIDICQEALAAGAFGFLNELANRGVQPRRKMGDRSEDFLHTLARWGFTEQFEKFGSKRLEDGWINGSLSSPNSDYPGVRPFILTVAQSSLPNMALLSLVVETFQADVNIKNPKHDRLSIDSCALHILAQGTHWWQTGAIKYLLDHGADANITDAFGRNALHVAVEGGYQRMHIVKLLLENGADPNALSEDGTTPLGLVKRDRGMANLLIDYGGDIMAGKVSLFSSCIQKLDTDMLEAILTTGTDCNHQVHKIRRPYSYESMGSMAVLCVSLGTSDCYALQLAGLREGKSDIERGKVAATVQLLLDHGADPFAPVNGDTTILHDLFSQRAMVDTFLAQPNIEIDQRDARGRTLLLAACHEPDKGYNRDIQSVLKLIRKLSDMGADITAATNEGNTVVHLLLRTSGLREQDDGVAVMRQLLQKCPSLAHCKNVAGYSPVHIAAKGRLFGFVRQLKAAGADKRAPDPEGNTILHHLVPNMPDFGEDLLHEYLTLGFDINARNNDGLTPIWKHCVDGARFPFVVLSTQHMETLRTARADLVSRNEDGESLLHLVARMKTDWYGHRRAENPAKSPDTALFKYLLELGLDPLLEDNKQRTPMDVAAAYGKHGILELFRKK, encoded by the exons ATGCCAGGATCAGAAAACGAAGACTACGTGTTTGTCGACGAACGTGCACTCTGCGATCCCCCATCCCCCGAGCTGGTCGCCGAGCTGAGAGCCTGGCTGAAACCCACCGATTACCTAGGAGACTCTTCGGATTTCAAAAAGCATCTCAATTCCCATGTCCCAGGCACTGGGGAGTGGCTGCCCCAGACTTCACAGTACCAACAGTGGCACGATGGAACTGCGGGCACGCTCTGGCTGAAGGCcatcgctggcgctggcaaGAGTGTCCTGGCAGCCAGACTTATTTCGCAGCTACAAACCACCGAAAGCAAAACGcctgttcttttctttttcttccgtCAGATTGTTGCTCTGAATCACGATGTCCACCCACTTGCTCGAGACTGGTTGGCTCAGCTGGTTGAGTTTTCCTCGTATTCAAGGTCCATACTAAAGGCGTGGATTGAACAGGAACGCACCATAAAGGACGTGGCATATTCAGAGCTTTGGAAGCTGCTACTGGATAGCTTTAAGCTTCTTCCCAAGGTTTACTGTGTTGTGGACGCACTGGATGAGCTGGACTCCGAAAAGACGAACGACTTTCTGCTTCGCCTCGTGGACTTGGGCCAGACACGCCCAGACGCAGTCAAGGTGCTCATGACCAGTCGACCACTACCGCAGATTCAGAAGGTCTTGAATCTGCCGTCTGTCCTTCAGGCCAGACTCGAGGATCGGCAGACAAATAAGGACATTTCGCTGTTCATCCAGCACCGGCTGCACGAAATACACCATGTCAGCGAGGCTGCAAAAGACACTATCAGAAGAACAGTGGAAGATCGCGTTCATCCTTCGTTCCTCTACGCCCGTCTGGTCCTGAATGATCTTTTAGACGACCATAAGAGAAATTCGGTGGACACAGCATCGGCCGAAGATGCTCTCCTCACACTCCCTTCGAGTATGGAAGATATGTATTCGCAGATGTTACACGACCACTCCCAGGTCGCCGAAGTGCCACAGGAGAGACAGATGCTGATCCTACAACTTGCGACACATGCATCACGCCCCCTGCGGTTGCTCGAGATTGCCACGGTCTTGGACTTTTTGGACATGGTTGACGATGGCAACAAGCACGGCGACACCAAGAACTTGACGCGGATGTCCTGCGGCCCCCTGCTTGAGATCCTGGAGGATGAGACGGTGTCAATCATTCATAACTCTTTCACCGAGTTCTTGACCGACGGGGGTCGAAAGCAGGATACTGGCGCATTTCCCGTGATCGACTCAACGACGACGCATGAGCTTCTGGCACTGGTCTGCATGCGGTATTTACTGTCAGGACCACTGTCTTCATGGGAGATTAGAAAGTCACTCAGATCACCTGGCGAGGCCACTGAGCCATTCCTGCAGAATTCGCTCCAACTACAGCATCCTTTCCTTGCTTATGCGCTCGCGAACTGGGATCACCACCTGAAGTATCTCAAGGAACTCAATGAGCCGTTGGTGGACGTAATCAAAACCTTAACAGGTTCCGGATACCATACTTTCGCATCATGGATCGACATGGTTATTCGGCCGACATTCTCCGTGGACCTAATGTCCCCCCTGCATGTCGCTGCATGGGCCGGACTCACGAGCATGGCAAAGCTGCTGGTCGAAACAGGTTCCAGCCAGCTACTTTCCACACTCGACGGCAATAATAATACGCCGTTAATGCTAGCTGCGCAGCGAGGACACGCCGGGATGGTAGGCTTCCTGCTGGATTGTGGTGCACTGCCAGATCAGCCCGACAAGCGCGGCCTGAGCGCCTTGCACTTTGCCGCGAAGTCAAACCATCACGCTGTCGTTCGGCTGTTCCTGGCAGCTGGAGTTAGCCCATTGACCAAGAAGGCTTGGGAAGACCCGGGGAGGAGATGTGGTAACGCCGTCAGCACGGTCGGGGACACCCCTTTGAAATATGCCTCCCAGTCGGGGTTCGTCGAGTCCGTTCGTGAAATGATACCATATCTGGATGCGGAGAGTTGCGTCATGGCGCTTCAACTTGCAGTCAGGTTCCGACATGCAGCCCTTGTCAAGCTCCTTATCGAGCCTGCGGGTATCGATGTAAAGTCCCCGCTGGCGGGCAACCTTCTGCTGAGGGCCGGCAGCAACAGAGACGTGGATACTATGAAATTTCTGATTAGCAAGGGCGTGGACCCTTTTTATCGTAGGGAACGCCGCGGCCTCGATCTATGGATCCACCGTGAGGACAAAGACCTGCCAGATGAGGACTCACTGCTCCTTGCCATGTGTGCTCCTCTTTATGATAAAGAAGTCTTCCAAAGAAGCTCTGCGGAACTTCCCCTCGAGGCAGCTCTGAGTTTGGCCCTTGAAGCAGGATGCGACGTCAACGGTACAGGACGGTATGGCGTGGCACCATTGCATTACTGTGTTCAGACCACCGTTTGTATCGTACAGAAGCTCTTGGATCATGGCGCGGATGTTCATGCGAGGGACAGCGATGGAGATACGCCCTTGCATTCATTCATACCATCCTCTAAAAGCCTCCCGATACTGGATCTTCTGTTGCGCCACGGAGCTAGGTGGGATGCTGTTAAAAACCACAAGGGACAGACACCGCTCCATGTCTGTCTGAGATGTTGGCGAGTTGATGATGACTTGGGTATCATAGAGCCATTCGTGGAAGACTGGAACATCCAAGATGCGGATGGGGATACACCGCTTCACATATTCGCCAGAAGAACGGCGTATCTCGAATCCAATgcccgccttcttcagcagctcATATCCTTCGGGGCGGATCTGGACCGGAGGAATAATGCCGGTAAGGTACCTCTACATGAAGTAGGTTCTTCGAACCTAGATCTATACGGTCCTGTATTTGCTGCCGCTGGGGCAAACCTCGAAGCACGAGACAACCAAGGCAGAACCTGGCTCTTACATCTAATCGGGCGCCGCTCGGACAGCTGGCCAAAAGTTGTGAAATTAGGCGTCGATATACACGCGGTTGACTACGACGGGAACAATGCCCTCCATCTTACCCTCGCCGATGACAATGCAGAAAAGAATGTCGAACACTTGCTGGAGGCCGGGGTTGACCCTTTGCATATCAACAATGGCCGAGACACCTTGTACCACACGTTTATGAGATCATACTTCGAATATGGGTGCAGGAACTTTGGTGCCCTCTGTCAGCTGCGAGCTACAAATATCCCTGTTCTTGCGAGAAATAGACAAGGCGAGACTCTGCTTCATTGTGCCTTCAGTAGATCCCCGGAATGGTACGTGACCCCCAACCTGCTGGATTCGACGCGCAACCCATTGTGTCTGTTCGAAGAATTGGACATCGCCTCGATGATATCCATGAGGGATAACGAAGGGCGACTGCCAATCCATGCGGCAGCTGCCAGTTGCGAGGACTATGTCGGGTGGTTGATTGATAGAGGCGCAGAGGTCTCCGTTCAAACATATAAAAAGCAAAACCTACTCCAtgtggctgctgctgccaaaCAAAGCAACGTAATCGGCCTTGTACTAGAGGCCTACGGGGACGCCAAAGGCTGCACAGCTGTCAATGAACAAGATGACGATGGACGCACACCGCTGCATTATGCTTGCCAGTCCGGTCGCCCGGAGAGTGTCAGACTCCTGCTGGATGCTGGCGCCGACCCAAATCTTCGTGATATGAGCTATTGGACACCACTCCATATGTGTGCGCACTTTCACAGGAAGCCTAATAGGAGCAGGCCTGGGCCCGAAAAATATGTCAAATCGGACGACGACACACTCAGGGTCAAGGACATTGTTCATCTTCTCTGCCGACATGGAGCCGACATTACGAGCTTCAatttgatgacgatgaaccCCATCCAGTACGCTATACATACAGGCAACGGTCTGATGGCAGTTGCTCTTTCAGATGAGATCGATAATGGACCGGCCGAGCAGAAATCCAAGTGCGAACGATATACTGCTCATTTCCTGTGGCGACAATTGGTTTGTACTCATCAGAACGCCAGCTTTATTGTGGACCAAGTGACACAGGACGAGTCCTCTGACATTATAGACATCTGTCAGGAGGCCCTCGCAGCTGGCGCCTTTGGTTTTCTCAATGAATTGGCCAATCGGGGCGTCCAACCACGGCGCAAGATGGGTGATAGGAGCGAGGACTTCTTGCACACTCTGGCCCGTTGGGGCTTCACTGAACAGTTTGAGAAGTTTGGATCCAAACGACTAGAAGATGGCTGGATCAACGGCTCCTTGTCATCCCCCAATAGCGACTACCCCGGTGTTCGCCCATTTATTCTGACAGTGGCGCAAAGCAGTCTACCCAACATGGCTCTCCTCTCCCTAGTCGTGGAGACTTTCCAAGCCGAtgttaatataaaaaatccTAAGCATGACCGGCTTAGTATTGACAGCTGCGCATTGCATATTCTCGCTCAAGGCACGCATTGGTGGCAGACTGGTGCTATCAAATACCTCCTCGACCACGGGGCAGATGCAAATATCACCGATGCCTTTGGACGAAACGCTCTTCATGTAGCGGTAGAAGGCGGGTATCAGCGCATGCACATCGTCAAGCTGCTATTGGAAAATGGCGCTGATCCGAACGCACTGAGCGAGGATGGGACGACACCACTAGGTTTGGTTAAGCGCGATAGGGGGATGGCCAACCTGCTCATCGACTATGGCGGCGATATCATGGCTGGCAAGGTGTCATTGTTCTCGAGTTGCATCCAGAAGTTGGATACTGACATGCTGGAAGCTATTTTGACCACCGGCACAGACTGCAACCATCAAGTCCACAAGATCCGTCGCCCATACTCCTACGAGTCGATGGGGAGTATGGCTGTGCTTTGTGTGTCTCTTGGCACCAGCGATTGCTACGCCCTTCAGCTCGCTGGGCTTCGGGAAGGAAAGTCTGATATAGAGCGAGGAAAGGTCGCCGCTACTGTGCAACTACTGCTTGACCATGGAGCCGATCCCTTTGCTCCTGTGAATGGGGATACGACTATCTTGCACGACCTGTTCTCGCAAAGGGCTATGGTAGACACATTCCTTGCCCAACCCAACATAGAGATTGACCAGCGAGATGCCCGTGGTAGGACTCTCCTCCTGGCAGCTTGTCATGAGCCCGACAAAGGGTATAATCGGGATATACAATCAGTGTTGAAGCTTATTCGGAAGCTTTCGGACATGGGGGCTGATATAACCGCTGCAACGAATGAGGGTAACACAGTGGTGCATCTGCTACTGCGTACCAGCGGGCTTAGGGAACAAGATGATGGAGTCGCTGTGATGCGCCAGCTGCTTCAGAAGTGTCCGTCTCTTGCCCACTGTAAAAATGTTGCTGGGTACAGCCCGGTTCACATAGCAGCCAAGGGGCgcctcttcggcttcgttCGACAGCTAAAAGCCGCAGGTGCGGATAAACGAGCCCCCGATCCTGAAGGAAACACCATTTTGCATCACTTGGTTCCCAATATGCCTGATTTTGGAGAGGATCTCCTCCATGAGTATCTCACCCTAGGTTTCGATATCAACGCGAGAAATAATGATGGTCTCACCCCTATTTGGAAACACTGCGTCGATGGCGCTAGGTTCCCATTTGTAGTGTTGAGTACCCAGCACATGGAGACCCTCCGTACTGCGAGGGCAGACTTGGTTAGCAGAAATGAAGACGGCGAAAGCCTTCTTCACTTGGTTGCCAGGATGAAGACCGACTGGTATGGCCATCGGAGAGCCGAAAATCCGGCGAAAAGTCCAGATACTGCCTTGTTCAAATACCTATTGGAATTGGGGCTCGACCCGCTTTTGGAAGACAATAAACAAAGAACGCCGATG GACGTTGCTGCGGCGTATGGAAAGCATGGTATTTTGGAGCTGTTTCGGAAGAAATGA
- a CDS encoding uncharacterized protein (CAZy:GH28;~COG:G;~EggNog:ENOG410PVTX;~InterPro:IPR000743,IPR012334,IPR006626,IPR011050;~PFAM:PF00295;~SECRETED:SignalP(1-25);~go_function: GO:0004650 - polygalacturonase activity [Evidence IEA];~go_process: GO:0005975 - carbohydrate metabolic process [Evidence IEA]), whose amino-acid sequence MRLFTTAVSFASLAVASLQIVSNNGRPICIVKPLGQQQSDVPNILHAFRKCGHSGTIIFPENETYWIAERLNPHVQDVTIEWKGTWLFSDNLTYWRENAYPISFQNHAAGFILSGSDIRIDGHGTGSINGNGDTWYTAEAGKTQPGRPMPFVLWNVTNVQVSNFAIEQPQLWSINIMNGTNMDFTNITVAVNATSAPEGENWAQNTDGFDTMDATNITLQNFTFSGGDDCIAIKPRSSNIHISNITCNGGNGIAIGSLGQYLEDSSVENVVIDNAKVPGTRFGTYIKTWVGELVPTDDYESGYVPRGGGWGVVRNVTFLNIDVGDAQRAVVVTQDNGDDETSRGTSKMEISGIRFENYTGMLGSSNQVTVSCSEVHPCFDIDFENFDVLTEDGEITGSCKWTVEEGVTGLDGC is encoded by the exons ATGCGTCTCTTCACTACTGCCGTGAGCTTCGCATCCTTAGCTGTTGCATCTCTCCAAATTGTCTCAAATAATGGCCGGCCCATCTGTATCGTCAAGCCTCtaggacagcagcagagcgATGTCCCTAACATCCTGCACGCATTCCGCAAATGCGGCCACTCCGGCACAATCATCTTCCCAGAGAACGAAACATACTGGATCGCAGAGCGTCTAAATCCACATGTGCAAGACGTTACAATCGAGTGGAAGGGCACATGGCTG TTCTCCGACAACCTCACCTACTGGCGAGAAAACGCCTACCCGATAAGCTTTCAGAACCATGCAGCCGGATTCATCCTCTCAGGTAGTGACATCCGCATCGATGGCCACGGAACCGGTAGCATCAACGGTAATGGCGACACTTGGTATACAGCCGAGGCTGGGAAGACGCAGCCCGGACGTCCCATG CCCTTCGTCCTATGGAACGTCACCAATGTGCAAGTCTCCAATTTTGCAATCGAGCAGCCACAGCTATGGTCAATCAACATCATGAACGGCACGAACATGGACTTCACCAACATCACAGTCGCCGTAAATGCGACCTCTGCTCCAGAGGGCGAGAACTGGGCACAAAACACAGACGGATTCG ACACAATGGACGCCACCAACATCACGCTCCAGAATTTCACCTtcagcggcggcgacgactgCATCGCCATAAAGCCTCGCTCGTCAAATATCCACATATCAAACATAACCTGCAACGGCGGAAACGGAATCGCTATCGGCAGTTTAGGACAATATCTTGAAGACTCAAGCGTTGAGAATGTCGTCATCGATAATGCTAAAGTGCCCGGTACCCGTTTCGGAACGTACATCAAAACGTGGGTTGGCGAGCTCGTTCCAACAGACGACTACGAGTCTGGGTATGTTCCTCGCGGAGGGGGATGGGGTGTTGTGAGGAATGTTACGTTTTTGAATATTGATGTTGGGGATGCGCAGCGTGCGGTCGTGGTTACGCAGGATaatggggatgatgagacGTCTAGAGGTACGAGTAAGATGGAGATTTCGGGGATACGCTTTGAGAATTATACAGGGATGCTGGGATCGAGTAATCAGGTCACTGTCAGTTGTAGCGAGGTGCATCCTTGTTTTGATATTGACTTTGAAAACTTTGATGTCCTGACAGAGGATGGGGAGATTACTGGGAGCTGTAAGTGGACGGTAGAGGAGGGCGTTACTGGGCTAGATGGTTGttaa
- a CDS encoding bZIP transcription factor (COG:S;~EggNog:ENOG410Q0RU) — MADNLSQTLSARCFLPNGKTRVGRALHAPRSSSPPDAGKKRGRPRMAPDADTSRLDRRAQIRYAQRTYRHKKDVMYRNMETRLAELEGAMGRLSDSIADFHDMAVESDLHVTHPQLFEHLSVTLSYAKRVTPGIENESPKDLDLPTIIPTGTNSRDPSSFGYIVNRRDDMDCEILLNDTQNLAPEPNRPQKNQVFWPLPGISSHTYSFQERDPSRMLQRYCLEHIYRLFTDPRSDPEEFYRVFRLVPCVKYKEKMSRYLFCLVRSNSHEPLEIPALPFYCIGGAGTHYPEVKDGKPVYPERMRLPRRALGNVVSLCSDENISSIDRGELLRLAGLDGAWLDCRDVIGYLDEKGILDRNGPKSTQAKEGAEQASWTLDVDGFFQSILASMVVLGRSPGFRFTDVETAFTTNVRYDSK; from the exons atggccgacaATCTCTCCCAAACCTTATCAGCCCGCTGCTTCCTCCCAAACGGCAAGACTCGTGTCGGCAGGGCCCTGCATGCGCCCAGGAGCAGCTCGCCTCCCGATGCCGGCAAGAAGCGCGGTCGCCCAAGAATGGCACCCGACGCCGACACCTCGCGCCTG GACCGTCGCGCGCAAATCCGATATGCTCAGCGCACGTACCGGCACAAGAAAGATGTCATGTACCGGAACATGGAGACCCGTCTCGCAGAGCTCGAGGGGGCCATGGGCCGTCTATCAGACTCAATCGCCGACTTCCATGACATGGCTGTCGAGTCAGATCTCCATGTTACCCATCCGCAACTATTCGAGCATCTGAGCGTCACTCTTTCCTATGCGAAACGGGTGACTCCCGGTATAGAGAATGAATCGCCCAAGGATCTAGACCTTCCCACCATTATTCCTACCGGGACGAATTCTAGAGACCCATCTTCGTTTGGGTATATAGTCAACCGCCGTGACGATATGGACTGCGAAATACTTCTAAATGATACCCAAAACCTTGCCCCCGAACCTAATCGACCACAAAAGAATCAAGTCTTTTGGCCCCTCCCCGGAATCTCAAGCCACACCTACAGCTTCCAAGAACGCGATCCCTCCAGAATGCTGCAGCGATACTGTCTCGAGCACATCTACCGCCTGTTTACCGACCCGCGCTCCGACCCGGAGGAATTCTACCGCGTCTTTCGACTGGTTCCCTGTGTGAAGTACAAAGAGAAGATGAGCCGCTACCTATTCTGCCTTGTGCGCTCAAACTCGCATGAACCTCTCGAGATTCCCGCTCTACCGTTTTACTGCATCGGTGGTGCTGGAACGCACTATCCAGAGGTCAAAGATGGGAAGCCTGTCTACCCTGAACGCATGCGTCTCCCCAGGCGTGCGCTAGGGAATGTGGTCAGTCTGTGTTCTGACGAGAATATATCGTCAATTGATAGGGGGGAACTGTTGAGACTCGCTGGGTTAGATGGGGCGTGGCTTGATTGCCGTGATGTGATCGGGTATCTCGATGAGAAGGGGATTCTGGACCGGAATGGCCCAAAGAGCACGCAGGCTAAGGAGGGTGCCGAGCAAGCATCATGGACACTGGACGTGGATGGGTTCTTCCAAT CTATCCTGGCCAGCATGGTTGTCCTCGGAAGATCCCCCGGTTTCAGATTCACCGACGTTGAGACGGCTTTTACGACTAACGTGCGATACGACTCGAAGTGA